The DNA segment CTCATTCAATTAACAGAACGGAGAAAATACTTAATGCCACTCCCTCTGTCTGGCCCGCGCAAGGAGAAATTACTTCAAACTTTGGATGGCGTAGAATGGGAGGGCAGGGTGAATTTCACTCGGGTATGGATATTGCAAATAATGTAGGAACCCCTGTTTTAGCAACTGCAGCGGGCGTAATCACAAGAGTTGAAAATGCGGGAAGCCTTGGTTTGTGCATAGAAATTGACCATGGTTTCGGATATAGAACTTTATACGGACATCTTTCGCGCACTAAAGTCAATCTTTCTCAAAAAATAAATAGAAACGAAGTCATAGGTTATATAGGAAATACAGGACGTTCAACGGGTCCTCATCTTCATTATGAAGTAAGAGTAACTGGAGAATCTTCCCCTCCTGCGAACTATATAATTCCAGGTGCTACTACATATTAATTTTTCTTCTTTTATTTTTGTAGAGTAAATAAAAACTAAATATATGGTTAAAGTTATTGTCGGGACTCAGTTTGGCGACGAAGGCAAAGGAAGAATTATAGAACTTTTTTCAAAATCCGCATATGTAGTTGCAAGGTACCAGGGTGGAGCAAATGCAGGGCATACTTTAATTATTGATGGCAATACCGTTGTTTTTCATCTTGTACCTTGTGGAATTATATATCCAAACACGATGTGTGTAATTGGTAACGGAGTGGTTATTGATCCCGAAGCGCTTATAAATGAGTTAACAACTCTTGAAAAATATGGATTTAAAGCAGGTAAAAGATTTTTCATTAGTGATTCTGCGCATATTGTTATGCCTTATCATAAATCAAAAGATGATATTACAGGTAAAATCGGAACTACTCGTAAAGGTATAGGTCCTTGTTATGAAGACAAATGTGGAAGAAGAGGGATACGAATGATAGAACTTTTATATCCCGAGTTTTTTAAGGAAAAGCTTAAAACACTTGTTGCTGAGCCTGACTTTCAACCTATATATGAGCAATATTGTAAATACGGAGAAATACTTGCTCCTTATATTACCGATACAACTGCTCTTGTGAATAAATGGATAGCGGAGAAAAAAGAAGTGTTGCTTGAAGGAGCGCAAGGATTATTACTTGATATAGACCACGGAACGTATCCATATGTTACTTCATCAAACCCACATTCCGGTGGCGCATGCACAGGATTAGGCATAAGTCCAACTTGTATAGATGAAGTGATAGGCGTAACAAAAGCATACACTACACGCGTAGGAGCAGGCCCGATGCCTACGACGATGGCTCCCGATATAGAAGAAGCTATTCGTTCCCGCGGCAAAGAATATGGCGCTACAACAGGGAGACCAAGAGGATGCGGGTGGCTGGATATAGTGCTCCTTAAAAGAGCGTTAATGATAAATGGAATAAAAAAGATTGTACTAACTAAACTTGATACTTTAGATGAACTTTCACAACTTAAAATATGCACTAAATATGTTCCGGAAGCAAACTTCGCTTTACCGGAACAGATGTACAAAATCCAACCCGTGTATGAAGAACTGGATGGTTGGCAAACACCTATATCCGAAATAAGAGAATATAACAAATTGCCAACGGCAACAAAAAAATATGTTGAAAGAATTAGCGAACTACTGAATGTAAAAGTAGTAGCAATATGTGTAGGCCCTCAAAAAGATGCTACAATCTTTTTATAAACAAGTACTACCTCTTATCGACGTTATCCGTTAAATAATATGGGGGAAAAACTTCTTATTGTAACGGGCGAAATTTCCGGCGACTTGCACGCAGCAAAAGTAGTTAAAGAATTAAAATTACTTCTACCAGACATAAAAATAAGTGGCATCGGCGGGGAAAAATTAAGAGCGGAAAAAGTTAATCTTTTATATGATATAAAAGACCTCGCAGTTATAGGTTTTCTGGAAATTATACCCAAGTTTTTTAAAATACGGAATGCATTAAACCTTATTTATAAACATTTATTGGAAGAAAAACCCGACTTGTGTGTGCTTGTAGATTACCCCGGATTTAACCTGAAAGTCGCAAAATTTGCAAAAAAGCAAGGAGTTAAAGTAGTATATTATATTTTACCACAAGTATGGGCATGGGGAAAAGGGAGAATAAAAACAATAGAAAAATATGTGGATAAAGGAATAGTTATTCTGCCTTTTGAGCAACAGATTTACAAAAATCTGGAAACAAAATTTTTCGGCCATCCCCTTGTGGATATACTACAAGGTTATACGCCCACAAATATGGAGGAGGTTTCTCGGTCTCAATATAAAGTAGCTCTGTTGCCGGGTTCACGTAAAGATGAAATCTGCCACATCCTTCCTATAATGTTGAACTGCGTCAAACTGTTGCCGGAATACGAGTTTGTTTTGCCGGTTGCTTCCGGCATTGACAAAACCTGGCTCCAATCGATGATTAAAAATTGTCTGCCTGTTGACAAACAGAATAAGATAACGTTTTCGGATAATACGTATGAAACAATGAAAGACGTATCTTTTGCTCTTGTGAAATCGGGCACTTCTACTCTTGAAACCTGTATTATGAAAGTGCCAATGGTTATAATATACAAAACTTCCACGTTTTCTTATTTTATAAGCAGGTTAATTGTCAAAACTAAATGGATTGGGCTTCCAAATTTAATTGCAGGAAAACAAATCGTTCCTGAGTTTATACAATATAATGTAAACCCCGAAAAAATAGTCAATACTATGAAGGATATACTAAAAAATAAAAACGAATTAATCCGGGAGTTTGAAGCAATAATTTCCCTACTTGCTTTCCCAACAAATAAGCAGGGAGAGTCCGGAGTAGCAAAAAAAGTAGCTAATTTTATAGCTCAGGAATTCAAAAATTAGTAGGGGTTTATTGCATACGCCCATTCTAAAAATAACGAACCCCTACCCCAAAGCTGCCATAAGAGAGCCCGATACTGCAAGTATAATTGCGATAATACGTTGTAACGTAACGGGTTCTTTCAGTAGTAAAGCGGCGAATAAAAATATGAAAATGTTACTTGTTTGATTTAATGCCGAAGCAATAGAAACCTGCGTAAATTTCATCCCTGCCAACCACGTAACCATTGCAATATAAGCTCCGAGAAAAGAACTAATAATAGTAAACTTCCAGCCCTTAGAAATAAATAAAGAAGAAACAATTTTGTAACGGGATGGGAGGATTAATAAAATTATAATAAGTCCTAATAACCCGCCGACTAACCTAATTTCTGTTGACCATAATAAGGGAGACCTTACCAGTAAAGGTTTTATCATAACAACGCCTCCGGCCATTGCAATATCCGCGAGAATTCCCAAAGAAATTCCCAGTAAAAGTTTCTTGCGAGTTATTTGAAGTTTTTCTTTCCAGTTAATTGTTAATAACATAGCCAAGATAATCAGGATTATTCCAATAACCTGTAAAATAGAAAGAGTTTCTTTAAGCCAGATAATAGACATAGCTATGATAACGGGGCAATATACACAGGAGACGATAGAAGATAACCCTGCTCCTATAATGCTCAGACTTGCAAAAAAAAGCGTGTCACCAATGCCTATGCCAATAAATCCGCTAAAGATAAGCAATAAATATTCGTTAAAAGGAACAGCTCGGAATAAGGACTCTTTGAATAGCAACATAGTAGGTATGAATAAAATAAAAGCCATCGTATTTTTAAATAGATTAAGGGCAATAGGATGAACTGTCTCACTGCTTTTTTTAAAAAGAATGACTGCAAAAGCCCAAACAATAGCTGTTATAAACGCCAGCGTCTCGCCCAAATAGGGAATAGAGAAATTCATATAATCTTTTATACCACTTTTTATTTATCTGTCTATTTATTTGTGGAGTTTTTTTGGGTGGATCTGGCTTCAATCTTTACCCTTTTTTCTGTACCTTCTGTTCTTTTCCTCTGTGTTATCTGTGTTAATCCCTGCCTGCCGGCAGGCAAGTGCGTCACAATTTTCTCTGTTCTTTAAAGTAGTTGACTTACAGAATTTAATATGTTATACGAAATAAATATGATAGGAAATGTTATTTTTGTAATATTTCTAAACACACAGAGTATAGATTCTGCAGTTGCCCTTTATAAGACAAGACATATTAGAGCAGAAAACCTTAAAGAAAGCGCAGAAATTCTACAAAACGTAATAAACGAGGATTCCACTAATTTACGGGCAAATTATGAATTATCAAAGGTCTATTCTTTTTTAGGCTATGACGCAAAAACAAAAGAAGGAAAAGTTTTGTTTTATAATAAAGGCGTTGAGTATGGCAAAAAAGCAATAAGAATAGATGATAATTCCGAATGGGCACACTTATGGTATATGGCAAATACGGGAAGAATTGGACAACTAAAAGGTATCCTTAATGCTGTAAACATTATTCCGGAAATAAAAAAAGAAATAGAAAAAATATTACAAATTAATCCCAATTCTATAGAAGGACTTGATGCAAGAGCGGCGTTATATTATGAGTTGCCAGGGTTTCTTGGCGGAAATTTGAATAAATCAATGGAAGATTTAAATAAAGCCATTGTGATAGATTCTAATAATACTACTCTTTTAGTTGATATTGGAAAAGTCTATATAAAGAAAAAAGATTACAAAAAAGCAAGCTTATATTTACAAAAAGTTATTGATATGCTTAATCCGACAGATGAAGCAGGTTATGTCCTTTCTGATAAACCCAATGCCATTAAATTGCTAAATAAGTACGGAACGTCCCGCTAAGCGATTAGGGGTAAACAATTTGACATTTGTTGATTTCAGCAGGATAAATCTAACTTGACAAACACCGCATCCAATGACATGTTCTATATAGGTATCGCTTAAAATATGAAAAAACTAAATATAATAATACCTACGGTTCTTATTACTATAGTAATAATAGCAATTGGCTTATTAAGTGTAGCGAAAATTCAAATTCGTCTCTATAGTAATGGATGGTCCTGCTACGAAAATGGGCCTTGTGCTGAGATAGGAGATTGGCGTCGTTATCAAAGAGAACAGAATATTAAGGCTATTGCAGTTGAAGGGAATAAAATATGGGTGGGAACTGAAAACGGTTTGGTTTGTATGGACAAGGCTACTGGTGAAATGAAACATTATAGATATCCGAACTCAGGGTTACCCGATTATCATATCAAGTGTATTGCAATAGAGAACTCGACAAAGTGGATTGGTACCCGTTATGGTTTGGCAAAATTTGACGGCGTTGGCTGGATTATTTATACTGAAACCGAACCGAAATTTCCTGGTGCGAAAACCCAGACAAACAGGATTAAAACCCTATTGCCTTCAGATGAGATTAATTCTATTGTAGTAAAGAACTCGACAAAATGGATTGCAACTGTTTGTGGTCTGGCAAAATTCTGTGACACGGTTTGGACTGTTTATAATGCGGATAATTTGGGATTAGCTTCTTCCCGAAAAAGAAGTTCTCTTGATTTTTTTGCCATTGCACTCGAGGACTCAATAATATGGGGCGGGACAAAAAAGGGATTGGCAAGACTTGATGGCGCTAAGTGGACTATTTATGATAAGGATAACTCTGGATTGCCGGATAATCATGTTACCGCGATAGCAATAGAAGATAGCGTAAAATGGATTGGAACTTTGGGGTACGGGTTGGCGAAGTTTGACGGAATAAATTGGACTGTTTATAACACGAAAAATTCCCAATTACCTAATGATTGGATTAAGTCGATTGCGATAGAAGACTCTATAAAATGGATTGGAACTCATTCTAGATTGGTGAAATTTGACGGTATCAACTGGACTCTTTATAATGAAAAGAATTCAAAATTGCCTTCTAATCATATTAACGTTATCGTGGTAGACGGTTCGACAAAGTGGATTGGGACCCGTGCCGGATTGGCAAGATTTGACGGCGCCAAATGGACTGTTTATAATACGAGCAGTTTGGGATGGTTTTACAGGTTTATTTGTTACAATAAAATGAAAAAATCAAAGAAGTATGAGGACAAAATGAACAGACTATCGGAAAAATACGGCAGACTAAAAAATTGATTTTGATGAAATAAAACCGTTAAATATTTAGGGCACTATCTAAACTGTATTTTCTCTGCGACCTCTGCGCCTTTTTGTTCTGTGGCAACTATGGTGGTTTTATTTTCCTCTTGACTTTTTCTATATTTGCTCTTAAAAGATATATACTATGGCACATGTTTATACACCGGGACTAAAAGTCGCATCCAATACCAAAGTTCGCAAGGAACGCAGACTTCCATTAAAAGGAGAAGTAATCGTAACCATAGGAACAAAGGTAACCGCAGAAACAATGGTTGCGCGGACAGAATTGCCCGGCGACGTTAACCCTCTTAATATAGGCGGACTTTTAGGCGTTCCACCCGAAGATATTGAGCATTATCTTGTAAAACATCCCGGCGACTCCTTGACAAAGGGAGAGCCAATTGCCCAAACCAAAGGATTATTTGGTTTTATGAAAACGACAATAAATTCTCCTATAGATGGAACATTTGAAAGTCTATCTAAAATTACCGGACAGGCAATTTTAAGGCAGCCCCCAACCCTTGTTGCAATAAACGCATATATAGATGGTATCGTAACGGAAGTACTTGAAAACGAAGGTGTGATAATTGATACCGTAGGCGCGTTTATTCAGGGAATATTCGGTATAGGCGGAGAAACCGTGGGGATATTAAAAAAAGCAGTAGCTAATCCCGAGGATATATTAACGGCTCAAAACATTTCTTCTGCCGACAAGGATAAGATTCTTATCGCAGGTTCTTACGTAACTTGCGAAACTATGAAAAAAGCCGTAGAATGTGGATGTAAAGGCATTATAGTCGGAGGCATAGGCGATCAAGAATTAAAAGAATTTTTAGGATACGATATTGGTGTGGCAATAACCGGAACAGAAAAGAAAGGCTTAACACTAGTTGTTACGGAAGGATTTGGTCCGATGCAGATGGCGAAGAGAACTTTCGAGTTGCTTTGTTCTTTTGATGGGAGAAGGGCTTCCATAAACGGAGCAACCCAGATTCGCGCAGGAGTACTAAGGCCGGAAGTAATAATTCCTTTAAGCGAAGACGAAAAAGATATAAAAGCAGTAAAAGAAATAGAAATAAAAGGTGTGGATATAGGCACAAGAGTACGAATAATCAGAGAACCTTATTTCGGTAAATTAGGAAAAGTGAAAAGCTTACCTTCCGAATTAAGACAAATAGAAACAGGCACAAAAGTGCGAACATTTGAAATAACCTTAGACGATGGAACGGATGCTATTTTACCTCGCGCAAATGTTGAAATGATAGAAGAGTAATTTGTCCCCTTTCAATCTTTCTTTTGTTTTCCGTGTTCTTTCGTGGTAAATCTTTTCGTTTTTCTGTTCTTTGTTATTTCCTCTGCACCCTCTCTGTTTTTTTTCTCTCCATTCTGTTATCCCTAATTTATCTTTCCTTCTCTGTGTTCTCTGTGGTTTGATTTCTCCGTTTTTCTATTCGTCTCTGCGGTGAGAATTATCTGTTCCACATCTTTTCGTAGGGGCAGACCTGTGCGTCTGTCCATTCTGTTGTTTTTCGTATATAATTTTTCTTGCTTTTTAGAAAACTCTATATATACTCAACCTTATGATAGAAAGATATACCACAAAAGAATTCAAAGATTTCTGGACGGAAGAATATAAATACAAAAAATGGCTGGAAGTTGAACTCGCAGTTTTGGATGCGTATGTAAAACTTGGCAAAATACCTTCTAACGTTGTAACTCCTATAAAAAAGAAAGCAAAAATCAACATCCAAAGAATTAACGAACTGGAATTAATTACCCAGCACGATCTTATCGCTTTCCTTGAAAGCCTTAAAGAAAGCGTAGGCCCAGATGCAAAATGGATACATATGGGCTTAACCTCTTATGACATAGAAGATACTGCGCTTGCTTTGTTACTTAAAGAATCAGGTGAAATTATCTTGAAAGAACTTGAGAGTTTGTTGGATGTCATAAAGAAAAGAGCAAAAGAAGAAAAATATACCCTGATAGCAGGTAGGACTCACGGAATTCAGGCAGAGCCGATTTCGGTCGGTCTGAAATTCCTTGTTTGGTATGACGAAGCATTAAGAAACAAACGTAGGCTTTTATCCGCAATAGAAACAATATCTTATGGCAAAATTTCGGGGGCTTGCGGGAATTATCCTCATATAACGCCTGAACTGGAAAGACTTGTATGCAAAAACTTAGACTTAAAGCCTGCACCTATTTCAACCCAGATTATTCAAAGGGATAACCACGCAGAATTTATTCTTGCTCTTGCTATGATAGCTACTTCCTGCGAGAAAACGGCTCAAGAAATAAGACATCTCCAGAGAACGGAAATACATGAATTGGAAGAGCCTTTTGGAAGTGGACAAAAAGGGTCGTCTGCAATGCCTCACAAAAAGAACCCTGTGATTTGTGAAAGGATATGCGGGTTAGCGAGAGTAATCCGTTCTAACTCAATGGCGGCGATGCAAAACATACCGTTGTGGGGAGAACGTGACATTTCAAATTCCTCTTCCGAACGAATAATTATTCCGGACTCAATTATGCTTACTCATTATATGTTAAGAAAAACAAAAGACGTAATTGCAGGATTAAAAATTATAAATAAAAATCTAGAAAAGAATTTAGAACTCACAAGAGGACAAATATTTTCAGGAAGAATATTGAAAGAGTTTCTTGCAAAAGGAATAGAACGTGAAACGGCATACAAAATCGTCCAGAGTTCGGCATTCAGGGCTGAAGCAGAAAATAAGCATTTAAGAGACATTCTTTTAGAAGATAAACTTGTAAAAAAGACATTTTCCGCAAAAGCCGTTACAGATTTTTTCAACCCCAAGTATTATCTCCGATGGGTGGATTATATATTTGATGCGGTTTTAAAACAATAGTTTTTTCTGCTATCTTTTCCTTCTACGGTGTCTTAATGTCCCTAAGCTTTGCTGAATAAGCTGGT comes from the bacterium genome and includes:
- a CDS encoding M23 family metallopeptidase — its product is HSINRTEKILNATPSVWPAQGEITSNFGWRRMGGQGEFHSGMDIANNVGTPVLATAAGVITRVENAGSLGLCIEIDHGFGYRTLYGHLSRTKVNLSQKINRNEVIGYIGNTGRSTGPHLHYEVRVTGESSPPANYIIPGATTY
- a CDS encoding adenylosuccinate synthase gives rise to the protein MVKVIVGTQFGDEGKGRIIELFSKSAYVVARYQGGANAGHTLIIDGNTVVFHLVPCGIIYPNTMCVIGNGVVIDPEALINELTTLEKYGFKAGKRFFISDSAHIVMPYHKSKDDITGKIGTTRKGIGPCYEDKCGRRGIRMIELLYPEFFKEKLKTLVAEPDFQPIYEQYCKYGEILAPYITDTTALVNKWIAEKKEVLLEGAQGLLLDIDHGTYPYVTSSNPHSGGACTGLGISPTCIDEVIGVTKAYTTRVGAGPMPTTMAPDIEEAIRSRGKEYGATTGRPRGCGWLDIVLLKRALMINGIKKIVLTKLDTLDELSQLKICTKYVPEANFALPEQMYKIQPVYEELDGWQTPISEIREYNKLPTATKKYVERISELLNVKVVAICVGPQKDATIFL
- the lpxB gene encoding lipid-A-disaccharide synthase — encoded protein: MGEKLLIVTGEISGDLHAAKVVKELKLLLPDIKISGIGGEKLRAEKVNLLYDIKDLAVIGFLEIIPKFFKIRNALNLIYKHLLEEKPDLCVLVDYPGFNLKVAKFAKKQGVKVVYYILPQVWAWGKGRIKTIEKYVDKGIVILPFEQQIYKNLETKFFGHPLVDILQGYTPTNMEEVSRSQYKVALLPGSRKDEICHILPIMLNCVKLLPEYEFVLPVASGIDKTWLQSMIKNCLPVDKQNKITFSDNTYETMKDVSFALVKSGTSTLETCIMKVPMVIIYKTSTFSYFISRLIVKTKWIGLPNLIAGKQIVPEFIQYNVNPEKIVNTMKDILKNKNELIREFEAIISLLAFPTNKQGESGVAKKVANFIAQEFKN
- a CDS encoding DMT family transporter, which translates into the protein MNFSIPYLGETLAFITAIVWAFAVILFKKSSETVHPIALNLFKNTMAFILFIPTMLLFKESLFRAVPFNEYLLLIFSGFIGIGIGDTLFFASLSIIGAGLSSIVSCVYCPVIIAMSIIWLKETLSILQVIGIILIILAMLLTINWKEKLQITRKKLLLGISLGILADIAMAGGVVMIKPLLVRSPLLWSTEIRLVGGLLGLIIILLILPSRYKIVSSLFISKGWKFTIISSFLGAYIAMVTWLAGMKFTQVSIASALNQTSNIFIFLFAALLLKEPVTLQRIIAIILAVSGSLMAALG
- the purB gene encoding adenylosuccinate lyase, which translates into the protein MIERYTTKEFKDFWTEEYKYKKWLEVELAVLDAYVKLGKIPSNVVTPIKKKAKINIQRINELELITQHDLIAFLESLKESVGPDAKWIHMGLTSYDIEDTALALLLKESGEIILKELESLLDVIKKRAKEEKYTLIAGRTHGIQAEPISVGLKFLVWYDEALRNKRRLLSAIETISYGKISGACGNYPHITPELERLVCKNLDLKPAPISTQIIQRDNHAEFILALAMIATSCEKTAQEIRHLQRTEIHELEEPFGSGQKGSSAMPHKKNPVICERICGLARVIRSNSMAAMQNIPLWGERDISNSSSERIIIPDSIMLTHYMLRKTKDVIAGLKIINKNLEKNLELTRGQIFSGRILKEFLAKGIERETAYKIVQSSAFRAEAENKHLRDILLEDKLVKKTFSAKAVTDFFNPKYYLRWVDYIFDAVLKQ